The following DNA comes from Candidatus Desulfofervidus auxilii.
TAAATAATCATCCTCAATTTCACCAAATATTTTTTCAATTCCTTCTAAAGACTTTGCTAAAGCCCATTCAGCATTAACTTTTTCTTCTTTAATACAATGAATTGTGGTTTTAAATAATAAAGGGTCAGAAAGAATACTGATATATGTTTCAATAATTTGTTTTACTTCTTTAAATGGAGTTTTTTTGAGATTTTTAATAAGTTGTTTAAACTCTTTTTTTACTTCATCTACTGCCTTTTTAAATCTTTCTACTTCTTTTTTTACTTCAGATTCTTTTAATAAAAATTCATAAACAAAGCGAGGTTCTTTTCTTTCAAGCAATACCACTTTACCAATACCAATGCCAGGAGAAGCTCCAATTCCCTTAAATCTTTCTTCCATTTATTTTTTCTCCTATTTCTGCTTCAAACAATTTACATATCAACCAAAAGGCTTTATCTTCATCTTCTCCTTTTACTTCAATTTTTATTTTATCATCAAATTGACATGATAATGTTAATAAGTCTAAAATGCTTTTTGCATCTGCCTCTTTTTTCCCTTTAACAATCTTTATTTCTGAATTAACTTCCTTAGCCAAATCAACTAATCGTGCTGCTGGGCGAGCATGAAGCCCTAATTTATTTTTTATTCTAAAATAGCCAACTTTCACAGGAAATTTTTAGCATAAAGGTCTAATTAGGTCAATGAAATTGACTTTTCTTCATTTTTACTCTAATATTTCACTCTAAAAAAGGAGTGATTATGTCTTTTCCTATTCTTCAAAAAAGTCTTTTTTATCAAATGATTCTGCATGCTGGCCCCATGGCCAAATTTGTTCTTATTATTCTTACTTTAATGTCCCTTATATCTTGGGCTATTATTATCAATCGTTTGTTTGTATTTAAGCGAATTAAAAATCAAGGTAAAAAATTTTTAGAAATTTTTTGGAGTACTAATGATTTAAAGATTCTTTTTACAGAATCACGCAATTATGGTGCTTCTCCAATCAGTTTAATTTATCAATCTGCTTTTACAGAATTAAAAAAATGGTCTAGAGAAGGATTTATTGAAAAAAATATGTTTTTAGAAAATTTGACAGAAACTATGCGTAAAACTGCTCAATTTGAATATTTACGTTTACGTCAGGGTTTGACCTTTCTTGCCACTGTTGGCAATACTGCTCCATTTGTAGGGCTCTTTGGTACTGTTTGGGGCATTATGCGTGCCTTTCATGATATTGGTTTAAAAGGTTCAGCTTCATTAGCTGAAGTAGCTCCTGGTATTTCAGAAGCTCTTGTAGCTACTGCCTTTGGTTTAGTTGCAGCTATTCCTGCAGTAATCGGTTATAATTATTTTACTCAGCGTGTTATGGAACAAAAAACTATTATGGAAAACTTTATTACTGATATGCTTAACCGTATAAGGAGAGGGTATATAAGAAGTGAGAAATCTAAATGAAGACCCATTTATGTCAGATATTAATGTTACCCCATTAGTAGATGTAATGTTAGTATTGCTTATTATTTTTATGATCACTGCCCCCATGCTTACTTATGGAGTAAGAGTGGATTTGCCTACTGTTACTACCAAACCAATGAAGATGAGAAAAGAGCCAATTATTATTACTATAGATAAAAAGAAAAATATATTTATTGATCGTTATACTGTATCATTAAAAAAATTAAAAGAAAAAATTTCTTCTATTATTAAATCTCATCCTTATCAAAAAATATTATTACAAGCTGATAAAAATGTGCCATATGGTTATGTTATGGAAATAATGGCTGAAATAAAGGCAGCAGGTGTAGAGCAAGTGGGACTTATTACCCAGCCTAAAAAGAAAAAATGAGTTTTAAGGTTTCATTATTGATTTCTTTTCTGTTTCACGTTTTTCTTTTAACAATCATCTTTTATGCATCTATTGAACGCACACAATATTTCTCTTTTTCACCTGTATATCAAGTAAATATTGTAGAAATTCCTCCAGTAAAAAAAGTTAAAGCAAAAAAAACTTCTTTTAAAAAAGTTTCTAAAAAAATTTCTAAAAGAAATATTACTAAAACAACTTCAAAGGCAATTTCTATAAAAAAGAAAAAAACTGGCAAAAATAATTGGGAGGATTTTTTAGCTCAACGGATTAAAAGTATAGAAAAGAAGGTGAAAAAAAGAAAAATTACAAAAGTTGCTGAAGAGATAAAAGAAGGGATAAGTGGTGAGGTATTAGGGGAATTTATAAGTAACAATTTTAATAATAAATCTTTAAGTTTAGCCTTTCAGGTTTATTATCGTAAAGTTTGGGAAAAAATTAAAAAAAATTGGATATTACCCACTTTTTTATTAAAAGAAGCAAATCAACTTGAAGCTATTGTTGTGTTGAAAATTAATAGGCAAGGGAAAATTATATCAAAATATTTTGAAAAATCTTCTGGTAATATAATATTTGATCGTTCAGTAAAAGAAGCTATTGAAAAATCTGTTCCTTTACCTGCTTTGCCAAAAGATTATACTAAAAATTTTCACGAAATAGGGGTACGGTTTCGGTGGTTAAAAGAAAATACTTAATTAGTCTCTTTTTTCTTTTCTTTTCTAATCTTTGTTTTGCTCGAGTCTATATTGATATTGAAGCGCCTGGACAAGAAAAAATTCCTATAGCTATAAGCTATTTTGTAGGTGAGAGAAAAATAGCTT
Coding sequences within:
- a CDS encoding HPr family phosphocarrier protein translates to MKVGYFRIKNKLGLHARPAARLVDLAKEVNSEIKIVKGKKEADAKSILDLLTLSCQFDDKIKIEVKGEDEDKAFWLICKLFEAEIGEKINGRKI
- a CDS encoding MotA/TolQ/ExbB proton channel family protein; the encoded protein is MSLISWAIIINRLFVFKRIKNQGKKFLEIFWSTNDLKILFTESRNYGASPISLIYQSAFTELKKWSREGFIEKNMFLENLTETMRKTAQFEYLRLRQGLTFLATVGNTAPFVGLFGTVWGIMRAFHDIGLKGSASLAEVAPGISEALVATAFGLVAAIPAVIGYNYFTQRVMEQKTIMENFITDMLNRIRRGYIRSEKSK
- the tolR gene encoding protein TolR, with protein sequence MRNLNEDPFMSDINVTPLVDVMLVLLIIFMITAPMLTYGVRVDLPTVTTKPMKMRKEPIIITIDKKKNIFIDRYTVSLKKLKEKISSIIKSHPYQKILLQADKNVPYGYVMEIMAEIKAAGVEQVGLITQPKKKK
- a CDS encoding TonB C-terminal domain-containing protein, producing the protein MSFKVSLLISFLFHVFLLTIIFYASIERTQYFSFSPVYQVNIVEIPPVKKVKAKKTSFKKVSKKISKRNITKTTSKAISIKKKKTGKNNWEDFLAQRIKSIEKKVKKRKITKVAEEIKEGISGEVLGEFISNNFNNKSLSLAFQVYYRKVWEKIKKNWILPTFLLKEANQLEAIVVLKINRQGKIISKYFEKSSGNIIFDRSVKEAIEKSVPLPALPKDYTKNFHEIGVRFRWLKENT